From Caldicellulosiruptor hydrothermalis 108, a single genomic window includes:
- a CDS encoding glycosyltransferase has product MNLILLTIGYPHPKRDVFVGNEIDILSRFFGKIYIVPIWPGKVLPKKLKNLKQYIQNPKVEVADIRFGLREILLLNPKLVRLMIKEALKAVFSPKSFSYRLLNLWMIFRWTFLTNITIANIKRLIKEYNLLPQDTILYSYWFHFLALSTALCNQPFALKVSRAHGSDLYEESYPQPCKKFIIENIDKIFACSKMGAEYINNRYQTDKAEVSYLGTFNKHNVNIDKKKDEIFKIVSCARLAPVKRIDRIVDSLEKIDSVKISWTHIGDGELLERIKSYAQEKLGNKSNVHFKFLGFMKNEDILNLYASSNFNLFVNTSQSEGLPVSIMEAMSYGIPVVATDVGGTKEIVKNDINGFLLGKNFSDFDLASLIERFATMSEEDYKKFCLAARKTWEENFNAQKCYEDFAKRLLALAASKE; this is encoded by the coding sequence TTGAACTTGATTCTTCTCACGATAGGCTATCCACATCCCAAAAGAGATGTGTTTGTGGGGAATGAAATAGATATTCTCTCAAGGTTTTTTGGTAAAATCTATATCGTGCCGATTTGGCCGGGAAAGGTGCTACCTAAAAAGCTAAAGAACCTGAAACAGTATATTCAAAATCCAAAGGTTGAGGTGGCTGATATAAGGTTTGGATTAAGAGAGATTCTACTTTTAAATCCAAAACTTGTTAGACTTATGATAAAAGAAGCACTCAAGGCTGTATTTTCTCCAAAGTCTTTTTCATACAGGCTATTGAATCTATGGATGATTTTTAGATGGACTTTCCTTACAAACATCACAATTGCAAATATAAAAAGGCTTATAAAAGAATACAACCTTCTTCCCCAAGATACAATACTCTATTCGTACTGGTTTCACTTTTTGGCACTATCAACCGCACTTTGCAACCAGCCTTTTGCCCTGAAGGTCTCAAGAGCGCACGGTTCGGACCTTTATGAAGAGAGTTATCCTCAGCCATGCAAAAAGTTTATAATTGAAAACATTGATAAGATTTTTGCCTGTTCAAAGATGGGCGCTGAGTATATAAACAATAGGTATCAAACAGACAAAGCAGAAGTGTCATACTTGGGGACTTTCAATAAACACAATGTGAACATTGATAAGAAAAAAGATGAGATTTTTAAAATTGTCAGCTGCGCAAGGCTTGCCCCTGTGAAGAGGATTGACAGGATTGTTGATAGCCTTGAGAAGATTGACAGCGTTAAAATTTCGTGGACTCACATTGGCGATGGGGAGCTTTTGGAAAGAATAAAATCATATGCTCAAGAAAAACTGGGCAATAAAAGTAATGTCCACTTTAAATTTTTAGGTTTTATGAAAAATGAGGATATTTTGAACCTGTATGCAAGTAGTAACTTCAATCTGTTTGTAAACACAAGCCAGTCAGAGGGTCTTCCGGTTTCTATTATGGAAGCAATGTCGTATGGAATACCTGTTGTGGCAACAGATGTTGGTGGAACTAAAGAGATTGTGAAAAATGACATAAACGGTTTTCTGCTTGGCAAAAACTTTTCAGACTTTGACCTTGCAAGCCTTATAGAAAGATTTGCTACCATGAGCGAAGAAGATTATAAAAAGTTTTGTCTTGCTGCAAGAAAGACATGGGAAGAGAATTTCAATGCTCAAAAATGCTATGAAGATTTTGCAAAAAGGCTTTTGGCTTTGGCAGCATCAAAAGAATGA
- a CDS encoding ArsR/SmtB family transcription factor — MKNQEVSKKIDLCSCSVIHNDIVQKVKESLPNEETMFDLSEFFKVFSDSTRIKILSSLLVSEMCVCDLAAVLATSQSAISHQLRLLKAFRLVKSRKAGKVVYYSLSDDHVKSIIELGLAHLSESQ, encoded by the coding sequence TTGAAAAACCAAGAAGTATCAAAAAAAATTGATTTGTGCAGCTGCAGTGTAATCCACAATGACATTGTTCAGAAGGTGAAAGAAAGTCTTCCAAATGAAGAGACCATGTTTGACCTTTCTGAGTTTTTCAAGGTTTTTTCAGACTCAACGCGCATAAAAATCTTAAGCAGTCTCTTGGTTTCTGAGATGTGTGTATGCGACTTAGCAGCAGTCTTAGCTACATCCCAGTCGGCAATATCTCACCAGCTAAGGCTACTAAAAGCTTTCAGGTTAGTGAAGAGCAGAAAGGCTGGCAAAGTTGTGTATTATTCTCTTTCGGATGACCATGTAAAAAGTATAATTGAACTTGGTCTTGCGCATCTTAGCGAAAGCCAGTAG
- a CDS encoding heavy metal translocating P-type ATPase, with protein MAKVNVELILENLSCANCAQKIEEKVARLSFAEDVSLNFVTKKISAKVDQKHHETFVEAVKKIVNEIEPEVSVLEAPKEKPMLNMGEISAVVISAIFFGAGLLTRKEGFALIFFLFSYLLSGKNVILSFFKNLRKFQVFDENFLMTAATLSAIFLKEYPEAVSVMLLYKIGQIFEDVALNKSRKTIQALKHLEIEYANLKIGNEIRKVNPKDVVPGDIVVVKPGERVPVDGTVVSGKSFLDTSAITGESKFFAAQPNDKVLAGSVVVDGFLEIKAQSFYKDSSLHRIIEIVENASANKSKTEKFITRFAKVYTPAVVALAIIFAILPPLLFDQPFKLWIYRAAVFLIISCPCSLVISVPLSYFASISKLSLKGILVKGSQFIDILASKIGSFLFDKTGTITNGVLSVEKIVPVEISQHEFLKILISIESLSNHPIAKSILKGIGKNSISFSSVQELKEHPGRGIEGIVDGKKVLIGTKEFLQESGVEINHSSEVSPELSYIFVSCDRKFCGYVALKDSLKDDVKKVLNDLKSFGAKIYLLTGDKKEAAEKIAKDLPIDGIYSELLPEEKVKVAEKIKLENKGLGYVVFVGDGTNDSPVLSVCDVGISFAGSASYLATTAADIVLLDERLSKIVDLIKDSRFTRKIVIQNIVLSLGIKFAVMFLGVLGVANLWEAVVADSGAMLLAVLNSLRVLKR; from the coding sequence TTGGCAAAAGTAAATGTAGAATTAATTTTGGAAAATCTTTCATGTGCCAATTGTGCTCAAAAGATTGAAGAAAAAGTGGCAAGGCTCTCTTTTGCAGAGGATGTTTCGCTAAATTTTGTAACAAAGAAAATCTCAGCAAAGGTTGACCAAAAGCACCACGAAACATTTGTTGAAGCAGTAAAGAAGATTGTAAACGAAATTGAACCTGAGGTAAGTGTATTAGAGGCACCAAAAGAAAAACCAATGCTGAACATGGGTGAAATCTCAGCTGTAGTAATCTCTGCTATATTTTTTGGAGCAGGACTTCTTACAAGAAAAGAAGGTTTTGCCTTAATCTTTTTCCTTTTCTCATACCTTCTTTCAGGAAAAAATGTTATCTTAAGCTTTTTCAAAAACCTCAGAAAATTTCAAGTATTTGATGAAAATTTTTTGATGACAGCGGCAACATTATCAGCTATTTTCTTAAAAGAATACCCTGAAGCAGTGTCTGTTATGCTCCTTTACAAAATTGGCCAAATTTTTGAGGATGTTGCACTAAACAAGTCAAGAAAAACCATACAGGCTCTCAAACACCTTGAAATAGAGTATGCAAACTTGAAAATTGGGAATGAAATCAGGAAAGTAAATCCAAAAGATGTTGTACCTGGTGATATAGTGGTGGTAAAACCGGGTGAAAGAGTGCCGGTTGATGGAACTGTAGTATCTGGAAAATCATTTTTGGATACATCTGCTATCACAGGCGAGTCAAAGTTTTTTGCTGCCCAGCCAAATGATAAGGTTTTAGCCGGCAGCGTGGTAGTTGACGGGTTCTTGGAAATCAAAGCTCAAAGCTTTTACAAAGATTCTTCTTTGCACAGAATAATAGAGATTGTTGAAAATGCTTCTGCCAACAAATCCAAAACAGAAAAGTTTATAACAAGGTTTGCAAAGGTATACACTCCGGCGGTAGTTGCCCTGGCAATAATATTTGCCATTTTACCGCCACTGTTATTTGACCAGCCTTTTAAACTGTGGATTTACAGGGCTGCTGTTTTCTTAATTATCTCCTGCCCTTGCAGCCTTGTTATATCTGTGCCGCTTTCATATTTTGCTTCAATTTCAAAGCTTTCTTTGAAGGGAATACTGGTAAAAGGTTCTCAATTTATAGATATTCTTGCATCAAAAATAGGTAGTTTCCTTTTTGACAAAACAGGAACAATCACAAATGGGGTTCTTTCTGTTGAAAAGATTGTACCTGTGGAAATTTCGCAGCATGAGTTTTTAAAAATTTTAATCAGCATTGAAAGTCTTTCAAACCACCCAATAGCAAAGTCTATATTAAAAGGGATTGGAAAAAATAGTATTTCTTTTTCCTCAGTACAAGAACTCAAAGAACATCCCGGCAGGGGGATAGAAGGGATTGTTGATGGCAAAAAGGTTTTGATAGGAACAAAAGAGTTTTTGCAGGAAAGTGGAGTTGAAATTAACCACAGCTCTGAAGTATCACCTGAACTTTCGTACATCTTTGTGTCATGTGATAGAAAATTCTGCGGGTATGTTGCCTTGAAAGATTCTTTGAAAGATGATGTAAAAAAGGTTTTAAATGACCTCAAAAGCTTTGGCGCAAAGATATATCTCTTGACAGGTGACAAAAAAGAAGCGGCAGAAAAAATTGCTAAAGACCTTCCGATAGATGGTATTTACTCAGAGCTTCTTCCAGAAGAAAAGGTAAAAGTGGCTGAAAAAATAAAACTTGAAAATAAAGGTTTAGGATATGTTGTATTTGTGGGTGATGGAACAAATGATTCGCCAGTACTCTCTGTGTGTGATGTTGGAATTTCATTTGCAGGCAGTGCAAGTTATCTTGCAACAACCGCAGCAGATATTGTTCTTCTTGACGAAAGGTTATCAAAGATTGTAGATTTAATAAAAGATTCAAGGTTCACAAGAAAGATTGTCATTCAAAATATCGTTCTTTCTCTCGGAATAAAATTTGCGGTGATGTTTTTAGGAGTTTTGGGAGTTGCAAATCTGTGGGAAGCAGTTGTGGCAGATAGCGGCGCAATGCTTTTAGCAGTTTTAAATTCTTTGAGAGTGCTCAAAAGATAA
- a CDS encoding bifunctional nuclease family protein, whose amino-acid sequence MIEMYVKNVAFFEEGGGFAVLLCDKNNKMVLPIFIGPLEAQSIALALEKQKFPRPLTHDLMVEIMQKFSISIHKAVITDIKDGTYFAQLHLRDYNNVISVIDSRPSDAIALALRVNCPIYMAPKLIEFTYKYEELIPQ is encoded by the coding sequence ATGATAGAGATGTATGTTAAAAACGTCGCATTTTTTGAAGAAGGGGGAGGATTTGCGGTTCTTCTGTGCGACAAGAACAACAAAATGGTTCTCCCCATCTTCATAGGACCGCTTGAGGCTCAGTCAATTGCACTTGCGCTTGAAAAACAAAAGTTTCCACGCCCTCTGACGCACGACTTGATGGTTGAGATTATGCAAAAGTTTTCAATTTCCATCCATAAAGCTGTCATCACAGACATCAAAGATGGAACATACTTTGCGCAGCTTCACTTAAGAGACTACAACAATGTAATTTCTGTCATAGATTCAAGACCAAGCGATGCTATTGCGCTTGCTCTGAGAGTAAACTGCCCAATTTATATGGCTCCAAAGCTCATAGAGTTCACCTATAAGTACGAAGAGCTGATTCCTCAGTAA
- a CDS encoding PIG-L deacetylase family protein, protein MPRFRFVVSKGEVYRKTQKEKKIRFKRKYILYAFVIWIVASVLVFLAREYISNYFFSAQLPQLQVENYKRILIFAPHCDDETLSSAGVIQRALLAGSKIKVVVMTNGDGFTRAAGQNFGKIRLSPDDYIRFGYLRQNETIHALEDLGLRREDIIFLGYPDRGLRFLWEKYFDSKVGYFNPLTRTFKSPYSNSYQRGVEYKGINVVKNIQSIIKSFEPDLIIYPYSRDQHPDHWATSAFVKFSILTLNYKCEEWQYLVHRGDWPTPFGKHPQMYLVPPFKLAFTDTKWYQVPLDDYMIERKSNSISDYHSQMKVMRGFLEAFVRQNELFAKLDSRDAKKYEGDNLFSDKYLVSKEPTHDIWSLIFEKGADIEAIFAAHDSKNIYIGIKMVGSAKKLISYYLHIRAFEDYKYLGRMYVLVSGSKMNVIKAMTSPAFSAQNSKMYRRKNQIEIVFPKKDLQNPNMLYLSVRTEFLGRQLDRSAWKVVKLK, encoded by the coding sequence ATGCCAAGGTTTAGATTTGTTGTGTCAAAGGGTGAGGTTTACAGAAAAACCCAAAAAGAAAAAAAGATAAGATTTAAGCGCAAGTATATTTTATACGCGTTTGTCATTTGGATTGTTGCCAGTGTCTTGGTGTTTTTGGCAAGAGAGTATATTTCAAATTACTTTTTTTCAGCTCAGCTTCCACAGCTTCAGGTTGAAAATTACAAAAGGATACTCATCTTTGCACCACACTGTGACGATGAAACTTTGTCTTCTGCAGGTGTGATACAAAGAGCACTTTTGGCTGGAAGCAAGATTAAAGTTGTTGTCATGACAAATGGAGATGGCTTTACCCGTGCAGCCGGTCAGAACTTTGGCAAGATTAGACTAAGTCCTGATGACTACATAAGGTTTGGCTATCTTCGCCAGAATGAAACCATCCATGCGCTTGAAGATTTGGGCTTGAGGAGGGAGGACATAATATTCCTGGGATATCCTGATAGGGGTTTGAGGTTTTTATGGGAAAAATATTTTGATTCAAAGGTGGGATATTTTAATCCTTTAACACGCACATTCAAAAGTCCATATTCAAACTCCTATCAGAGAGGAGTAGAATACAAAGGAATAAACGTTGTAAAGAATATTCAGAGCATAATAAAATCATTTGAACCTGATTTAATCATATACCCATACTCACGCGACCAGCATCCTGACCACTGGGCAACATCCGCCTTTGTCAAGTTTTCAATCCTGACGCTAAATTATAAGTGTGAGGAGTGGCAATATCTTGTGCACAGGGGGGACTGGCCGACTCCTTTTGGCAAACACCCTCAGATGTATCTTGTTCCTCCGTTCAAGCTTGCGTTTACAGATACAAAATGGTATCAGGTACCACTGGATGACTATATGATAGAAAGAAAATCAAATTCAATCTCAGACTACCACTCTCAGATGAAGGTTATGAGAGGATTTTTGGAGGCATTTGTTCGTCAAAACGAATTATTCGCAAAATTAGATAGCAGAGATGCAAAAAAATATGAGGGTGATAACCTGTTTTCAGACAAGTATTTAGTTAGCAAGGAGCCGACACACGACATATGGTCCCTCATTTTTGAAAAAGGTGCTGACATTGAAGCGATATTTGCAGCTCACGACAGCAAGAACATCTATATAGGTATCAAAATGGTTGGTTCTGCTAAAAAACTTATTTCGTATTATCTTCACATAAGAGCATTTGAAGATTACAAGTATCTTGGCAGGATGTATGTTCTGGTTTCTGGCAGCAAAATGAATGTAATAAAGGCCATGACAAGCCCCGCTTTTTCAGCACAAAATAGCAAGATGTACAGAAGAAAGAATCAGATTGAGATAGTATTTCCCAAAAAAGATTTACAAAATCCGAACATGCTTTATTTGAGCGTGCGCACAGAATTTCTGGGTCGTCAACTTGACAGAAGCGCATGGAAGGTAGTTAAGCTCAAATAG
- a CDS encoding TatD family nuclease-associated radical SAM protein, which produces MGMITYTIDNRLYINVTNKCTNSCIFCIRNTERGLGSEYDLWLEKDPTAEEILAEIKDPQKYDEIVFCGYGEPLIRLDVVIEVAKKLKEITSVPLRVNTNGHASYIHKKNVPQLLSGLIDRISISLNAPNKERYNEICRPFAKDIYDHVIEFIKESKKYIKEVWVSCVDIISKEEIEECKKIAQKLGVNFKLRAYEE; this is translated from the coding sequence ATGGGAATGATAACATATACAATTGACAACAGGCTATATATAAACGTGACGAACAAATGCACAAACTCATGCATATTCTGTATAAGAAACACTGAAAGAGGGCTCGGTAGCGAGTACGACCTTTGGCTTGAAAAGGACCCAACAGCAGAGGAGATTTTGGCTGAAATAAAAGACCCGCAAAAATATGATGAGATAGTATTTTGTGGCTATGGTGAGCCACTTATCAGGCTTGATGTTGTAATTGAGGTTGCAAAAAAGCTAAAAGAGATAACTTCGGTGCCGCTGAGGGTTAACACAAATGGTCATGCATCTTATATTCACAAAAAGAACGTGCCACAGCTTTTATCAGGCCTTATTGACAGAATATCAATAAGTCTCAATGCTCCGAATAAAGAAAGGTACAATGAAATTTGCAGACCGTTTGCTAAAGATATATATGACCATGTGATTGAGTTTATAAAAGAGAGCAAAAAATATATAAAAGAAGTTTGGGTTTCGTGCGTGGATATAATTTCAAAAGAGGAGATAGAAGAATGCAAAAAAATTGCACAGAAACTGGGGGTTAATTTTAAACTTAGAGCTTATGAAGAATAA
- a CDS encoding TatD family hydrolase → MIIDVHAHYDDEAFLNDLEDVMARLKEENIIAISSSSSIESSKENIEIAKKYDNIYITVGIHPHEAKDAPNDFEDALFELARFEKNVAIGEIGLDYHYDFSPRDVQRDVFVRQIEVAKVLNLPIVVHSREAHKDTLDILKAHAIGKIPVLIHCYSGSVEMSRILRKHGIYISVGGVVTFQNAKKLVEVVKEYPLELLMLETDSPYLTPHPHRGKRNDSTYLKYVIQKIAQIKEVSEDVVIEKTTQNAKNFFGIK, encoded by the coding sequence ATGATCATAGATGTTCATGCTCACTATGATGATGAAGCGTTTTTGAACGATTTAGAGGATGTGATGGCGAGACTGAAAGAAGAGAATATAATTGCCATCTCATCCTCTTCTTCTATTGAGTCTTCAAAAGAAAACATTGAAATTGCAAAAAAATATGATAACATTTATATAACTGTTGGAATTCATCCTCACGAGGCAAAGGATGCACCAAATGATTTTGAAGATGCGCTTTTTGAGCTTGCAAGGTTTGAAAAAAACGTTGCAATTGGCGAGATTGGGCTTGACTACCACTACGATTTTTCTCCAAGGGATGTTCAAAGAGATGTTTTTGTAAGACAGATTGAGGTTGCAAAAGTTTTAAATCTTCCAATAGTTGTTCATTCAAGGGAAGCGCACAAAGATACACTTGATATTTTAAAGGCTCATGCAATTGGCAAAATACCAGTTTTGATACACTGCTATTCAGGAAGCGTTGAGATGAGCAGGATTTTGAGAAAACATGGCATTTATATTTCAGTTGGTGGTGTTGTCACTTTTCAGAATGCAAAGAAGCTTGTTGAGGTTGTAAAAGAATACCCCCTTGAACTTTTGATGCTGGAAACAGATAGCCCCTACCTCACACCACACCCCCACAGGGGCAAAAGAAATGATTCTACCTATTTAAAGTATGTGATACAAAAGATTGCCCAAATAAAAGAGGTTTCTGAAGATGTAGTAATTGAAAAGACAACACAAAATGCCAAAAACTTTTTTGGTATAAAATAA